The DNA segment TGTGGTCAATGTTCAGGCCCATTGCAAAGAGCTGCTCAAGGGTTTCCTGTGCGCAGGAAACGTAGCCCGTTGCGCCGATGGTGTTGGAAGCTCCACCAGGAACGATGTAGGGCTTTTTGCCCTGGCCAGCGAGAGTAGCTGCCAGCTTTTCCATTTCACCCATCATGTCGGAACCACCAGGAACAACGGTGATGCTCTTCACGCCCATGAGCTGGAAGAGGAAGTTGTTGCCAGAAGCTTCGGGGCTGTAGGTGCCTTTGACGCGCTCTTCGAGAACGAGATGGCAGTCCAGGCCTTCTTTGACAGCCCAGGAAAGGGTCAGGCGGCAGTGGTTAGACTGAACAGCACCGCAGGTGATGATGGTGTCTGCGCCCTTGTCCAGTGCGTCAGCGATGCAGAAGTCCAGCTTACGGGTCTTGTTGCCGCCAGCGCAGCCGGGGAGGAGGTCATCACGCTTGATGAAGATGTTGACCTTGCCACCGAGAGCCTTGGAAAATGCGGGAACTGCTTCGATGGGGGTTGCTTCCTTAACGTAGCCACGACGGGGGAACTGTGCGAGATTCATGGAAATGTCCTTTCTCAAAAAAAATTATTTAAGGGTGATAACTGCTTCGACTTCGATGTCGGAACCAAGAGGCAGGGCAGCGACCTGGAATGCGCTGCGGGCCGGGAAAGGTTCTGCGAAGTACTGTCCATAAACTGAATTAACAGCCTGGAAGTCGGCGATGTCGGCGAGGTAAACAGTGACCTTGACGGCATTGTCGAGAGAGGTGCCAGCCTCTTCAGCGATAGCGCTCAAGTTTTTGAAGACCTGATGTGCGCGTTCTTCAATGCTCCCCTTGGGCATTTCACCTGTAGCAGGGTCAATGGGAAGTGCTCCGGATGTAAACAGGAGGTCGCCAGTGACGACGGCCTGAGAATATGGGCCAATGGCTGCGGGAGCCTTAGAAGTGTCAATGATTTGTTTGCTCATCAGTT comes from the Desulfobaculum bizertense DSM 18034 genome and includes:
- a CDS encoding RidA family protein, with product MSKQIIDTSKAPAAIGPYSQAVVTGDLLFTSGALPIDPATGEMPKGSIEERAHQVFKNLSAIAEEAGTSLDNAVKVTVYLADIADFQAVNSVYGQYFAEPFPARSAFQVAALPLGSDIEVEAVITLK
- a CDS encoding D-cysteine desulfhydrase, encoding MNLAQFPRRGYVKEATPIEAVPAFSKALGGKVNIFIKRDDLLPGCAGGNKTRKLDFCIADALDKGADTIITCGAVQSNHCRLTLSWAVKEGLDCHLVLEERVKGTYSPEASGNNFLFQLMGVKSITVVPGGSDMMGEMEKLAATLAGQGKKPYIVPGGASNTIGATGYVSCAQETLEQLFAMGLNIDHMVVPSGSAGTHAGVVTGMVGCNSGIPVSGINVSRTKDVQEEIVHKLAEETAERVGVKGGIPREAVECFDSYVGPGYSLPTESMVEAVKLLASTEGILLDPVYSGKAMAGLVDLVRKGHFAEGSNVLFLHTGGSPALYAYLDTFRG